The following nucleotide sequence is from Toxoplasma gondii ME49 chromosome IV, whole genome shotgun sequence.
TCGGCTTCCGGACGTCCGTGGGACCAAAAGTGTCACGTGTTTCGTTTGAAGACTGTGGACACAATCGGGCATCTTTCGCTCGGCACGCGCACTTGCCGCAGATGCTGCTGGCGGAGCCTGCCTCGCGTTCTGTGTTTCGTGTGGTATCAGCGAAACTCGCAGAGCGAGTGAGTGGAGGCATCGCCTCGAGAAAAGTGAAACGAGCGCCGAGCCGTCAGGTCCTGCGCCTCGGCGACACGCAAACGCTCTGAGGTGTCTCAACACCCCAACCGGTCACGAGCATCTTCTTCCGCCAGCAGGGGCGATGCACGTTTTCTGTGTTGCCACGCGATTGACAGACCTGATCTCGCCTCATAAATCAAGTAGCCGTTCTGAGGCCACATTCCGCACATCTTGTATATGCATGGATGCAAACAGAAAACCCTCACCGATTTTTTATGCATGTGGAGATGTGTGTAAGCGGGTCTACGACGATATGCCTGTCACGGGCTTTTCGATGTGAGGGGCCGTCGGCGGCGACGaagcgtcttcgtctgtgtgGTGAAGCAGTTTGAGTGTTGTAGGAAGCCGTGTGAGCGCAGCTATTTTTAACAGCGTGCGCGGGGAAACGCCGTCTAGTTCCAGGTAACGCGCATTGCGTTTGTGGGAAACCGGGGAGACGCTGAGTGCAAATTGCCTCAAATCGACGCGTGGAAGGTCTACATTTTCGCAAGTTcccggcgcatgcacttttTTGTGGGATGGCCCTAATCGCCGCGAAACACGCGGGTTTTTCGGGTCACAAACACCCACACAGTTCGAGACAGGTTGCCGGGCCTCGGATAAACGCTTGTGTAAATGCGTATGTATCCCCTGGATGCACATCCCTATCTATACATCGGTCTGTAGATATGTGCATGGATTTGCGAGTGTGGATTGGTGTAAGAAGCAATCTTGGGTGGCGGTAACTCTGTTTACGTCTAACGCGGGGTGTCGTTGGAATCAATCATCCCATCGAGTTCGTCTGCTGAAGGGATGCACTGAGACATTAGGCGCCAAGTCTCGCCTCGGCAAAATGGAGGTAGAAGCACCGCCGCGAGTCGAGCTGCTGAAGGCAATTTTGTCGAAATGTGGACTGGCACAAGTCGATCCACATGCACCCACGCTCGAGGCGTCGGAGACCCCTCTCAGACCCCCCCCCTCCCGCCACGTCCATCTGTGCACTGGGAATCCTCGGGTCTACATCGATACACATTTCTCTTAATAAAATCGGCGGCCTGTATTTGGGAGTCTGTGTGGTTCATGATATCGCGAATGCCCAGTGCACAAACAAGTCCGAGTCTGAACGCCGTTGCGTGCACCTGTGGATGTGTTGTGTTCTTGTGCTGCGGCGTCCTCGGAGTGGGGTGCGAGGGCTGGCAATGTGAGCCAACTGCCCCGGGTTTCGAGTGTCGTGTTCCTTTCGCTTTGGACGGCAGGTGCCTCTGCTTCGAGCAGCCTACCCCAGCGTGCCAGAGTCGCAAAGAGCCGTGTCTGTTTTTAGCCGTTTCCGTGTCGACGTTGGAACCGTGGGACAAGACCTAGGTTTGAAGAGATGGGTTTCCAGTCCGACGTTGACGGTGAGCTCTCCTCTGAGGCCCGCGTGCACCTGCGCTCCATTTTCATATATAGATCGCTCTATGTTCTTACAGATGTAGGGAAATATGTGCATGTGGCTTTCCATAGCAGTCGATCAGCGACGCCCCTTGGGGTAGAAAAGTGACGAGACGCCGGCTCGTTGCGCGCTTTTCGGCACTTTCTCTAGCCAgcctcttgtctttcttgtcgctcttctcgcgcgtgGTCTCGGGCTCACCTCTTGCGGCTCCAACGGCGTTTTGTTAGTTGAAAAGCACGAGAGAAGGGCGAGTGCCCAGCCGCATGCTAACGAGTCTCTCTGGGATCTTTGGGTTCCGTTCTGGGCCCTGGACAGACGCCTGCCAGAGTCGCGGTTGAattcaaggcgacaaaaGCGCACTGCTCAGAAGCGCTGAGCTTCTCTGGTTCCCTCCCGCCCACCCGATGAAGCAAGGAACGCCCTCAGGGCCCTGAAAGGAACTCGAAATAAGAGAAAACTCCAGGCGAAACGTTGTGGCATCTCCTCTTCCGAGGGCTCTTTTACGAGAATGgggcgagaaagcgaggacgaGCAGGGTGCGACACGTTGGCGGGATGAAGCGAAGTCGCAAGACGGCGCGCCTGGAGGGTTATGAAAAGGCAGAACCTAGGTTTCTATGCAGATGTTTTTTCAGTTCATAGCTCTGGAGAGGGTCTCAGGTTGTTTCTTGTTTGTTGGAAGAGAActcgctttctcgttcctctgtATGCTTCAACACAAACTACTTCCCCCGCGTTCTGATTCACATCCGATTGAGACACCGCGCCTCTCACAAAAAGCTTCCAGTCACACAGCAGTGTACCCGGGGCATGCAATTGCGGGAACCGATTTCAGAAGCTCAGACGTGGCGCGCATATGCGAATCGAGACACCGGTCGTCGCTGTTTTTCTGTAAAGTGGACATAAGGTTCCTCGCGGCAACTAGCACACGTGTAGGCACATTCGTTGCGACCCTTGTGCCAGCAAGCAGGCTGCTGTGTGCCTGTCTTTGTGTCTGCCTTCTGCTGTGCCGCGAGCAACTGGCagtgagaaagaagagcttTGTTTTCAAGAATAGCACTATAAGTGTAGCACAGGGGAGAGATTTCAGTCGTCCCCGTAGATGTGGTAGCGCGTCCACAATCCCTGCAGCCACCCCTTCTCCTCTAtcgcttctcctgtcttctctctgttttgctccttcttcatctttctgtctctgttgtccgtgtctctgcgtcaCTTCCGCACTCTATAAAAATCACTTtgctctttctgtctctctgtctcctggtgTAAAACTCGTCCTTTCTGCGTCCGTATTCATGTCTCTTCTTGCCACCCGATCCCTGTCTAAagatctgtctgtctcctggtctctttcctgtttccttcgctgcctttcGCGGCGCCGATTTCTACTGCCGTTGCTATTTTTTGCGCGAGATCGAGGCCGCCTtgttccctctgtctccggagaTGTTTCGCAACAGTCAGGGAGCGGCTTGGTAGCTCGTCGAAGCCTCCTTTGAAACCCAGAATTTGCGCCagctctgtcgcttctcggTTATCTGGCTGAAGGAGAAATGTTTGCCCACTCACAATGTACGTTAATAATGCCGAGGATAGATACCTACGTCGCAAAAGGGCGTTCTCACAACGACTCCACAGTCACGGAAGTCCACTTTTCCGGAAGCGCAAAACGGGAAAACACGCAAAACTGTCTCATTGACGCTTCCTCGAGTTTTTGAATGCACTGAAGTAAAAGGAACAACGCGCTTTTCAGAACGGGGTACGCGGAGCCAGGGAAGCGTTTCCACTTTCGACGACCGAGCTGCTCGCTCTGCCGACGAAAGGCAAACGGCTGAAGACCCCCGAAAATTCCGTACAACCAATTACCTGCGCGTTTTGCCGGAGAGCCACAAAGGGGAGGGATTAGAGCTGCGTTTtcatgcagagaaaacgcggtATCTCTCCGTGCATAGCTGTCTACATAAACTGCATATTCGTCGTTGAAATGTGCGCTGAGTGTGACGCAGATTTACAATCTCGCCACCCAgatgtacacacacatacaaagGCCCGCATGCAAGCGGCGCGCGAGCCAGCTGGCGTTTGTCGCGACAGTTTCTACGCGGATCTTTGCTTCCCTTGGAGAAGGAACCGAACAGAGCCGACAAGTTCTGCGAGACCCTTGGCAAAAACCGTCTGAGGTGCATAGCCGCTGGCGAGTTCTGCTTTTTCAAATTGCTCGCGATTCTTGTATCGCGGACGTGGCACATCTGCATCATCTTTGATGGAAGGATTCAGGGGGcgagctgtctctccactctccgCCCTCACTGCAACTgtcgtcgtctcttccttctggaAATAAGGCGCGTACTGTCGCTCGAGGGGCTGACAAAAAACACAGCATCCGGCTGTCGAGACACGGGAGCGTTACGTCAACTTGCCCAAAAACGTACCACCCAAATCAGGTATCTTCCCATCGATCGCTCTCTGCAGATACATGCAGCCAGGCGCTCTTCAATCAAGCGCACACCTACAAAGCTAACAAAGGTCCATCCTTCGACACACatacgcacatatatatatatatatatatatctgtgaGCCTTTCTTCAAGAAGGCAACGCATTACAGAGTGTGCACCCTTTACACTATTActaaatgcatatatatatatatatatatatatatatcgattGAGGATAAACCGTGGCATATTGCTGTACCAAAATtcatgcatatgcatatagcGAGTCGGTGCATTCTTTGCACATGCGTACGAGATAAGTGATAAAGTGACTAAAAATGAGCagacacatatacatatatacatttatatgttTAAACGTGGATGCGTCTGTATTACTACAGGATTTCTTGACACGAACTTACGTGAACGAGTTGTTCTTTGTCGACAGTAGTTCTGGAAAGGGCGGGGCGTCGTTTGACGACTTCGTAGAAGatgccttctctctggacgATTTGGAAaatcttttccttctcgcgttgTTTGCGTTCCTCCTTGTTTTCTTGAATCAGTTTCAAGTTCTGTCTCTCATACGCTCGCAGCTCCGCCTCCAACTTCCTCTTCACAGCCTCATCTGATCCACTGACCAGTTGGTATACTGGACACATCAACAACGCCAGCGAGTCAGATTGCATGTAGATCGCGAAAAACGGCATGTTGGTGATTTCAGCCCTCTGTGACGTTCGTAACCCCTAAACTGCTATCTGCCCGACGACTCGGCAACGTCTCCCGGTGGTTCCTTCGgactttcgccttctgtctctcccctttctccttttctgtccaTTTCAAAGTCCGTGACACCGCAGCTTCCCAGACATTCCGCCTGTGTGCCTCGTGTACACACACTTGATGTACCCCTGTTCAGGGGTGTGCAGATCGTTCGCTCTCGTTCGGATATCAacgtttctcgctttcacCTGCTCGCACCTTTTGCCTCTGGAAACACCCGTCCCTTGCCCCGCCTGATTCCGAGGCTCCTCACATGCGCCGTCGCCCTTTGCCGGCTCATGTCGACAAAGCGTCATCGAAGACAACAACGTTCTGCATCATTCTACATCACTCCTACGATAATGAATGTTCATCAGGTACAAACAAGCCCGTATTTGTCGGAGTTGCCTTTTGTTGCGCACCGATCCCAGTGGACTGCTGAAGACGCGTGAAAGTGTTGAATTTTCATGACCATGTCTTGTTGTCTGCATTCCTCTGCCTCGAAGCTGCGTGCGTGTGGCCTGTCCTTATCTGTGGCGCTCGAGGCTCACCgatgtcttctttcttttcacgGTAGTCGTCGTAGGCAGGCGTGTCTGGAAATCTCTCCCGTGTTGAGTTGTAGCTGTAAAGACAGCACAAAAAGACACACGGGAAACCTCACAGCCCCACATGCAGAGGCAACGCCTTTCTTGGGCTCTACTATTTCCTCCGTTGCTGCAACGTTCAAAGCCGACTAAacactctcttctccgggGTCTCCCtaaagaaagagaaatcgGCAGTCTCATGTCGCGGCTTTAAAAAAGGACATACGTCGCAACTCTGCTGCATCGACATGTCAACATACAGCCTCCACAATTGAGACGCTCTCCGTATCGATACACCCTACCAGCACGCATATAGagacatatagatatacagatacatacatatatatatatataagtatacaTTCATGTATGTGGTACCAAGACTCTGTGCAGACGCACGTGGTAGAGTACCACACATGACTTCATTTGTATCACTGGAgcagttttcttttcgcgaTCGCGCGGCTGCATGCCTACATCGCTTCTACGCGTCTTCGGATTTCTTTTTCGGTCTC
It contains:
- a CDS encoding CDK-activating kinase assembly factor MAT1 protein (encoded by transcript TGME49_320070), with translation MDNYDCPVCYESCYFHPERKLFHSDVCKHRICGSCLHIHFGENGARGERRGFCPVCRTSLTRANYKETDPDMEVLETEKEIRRRVEAIYNSTRERFPDTPAYDDYREKKEDIVYQLVSGSDEAVKRKLEAELRAYERQNLKLIQENKEERKQREKEKIFQIVQREGIFYEVVKRRPALSRTTVDKEQLVHPLERQYAPYFQKEETTTVAVRAESGETARPLNPSIKDDADVPRPRYKNREQFEKAELASGYAPQTVFAKGLAELVGSVRFLLQGKQRSA